In a single window of the Bradyrhizobium erythrophlei genome:
- a CDS encoding hydantoinase B/oxoprolinase family protein translates to MDGNLNHTEDPMFVIHQQIMWDRLISVVEEQAQTLIRIGFSTSTREAGDVSAGVFNTSGHMLAQAITGTPGHVNSMARAVVHFLDKFPAASMKIGDIFITNDPWKGTGHLHDFTVVTPVFRQQKLVALFASTCHVIDIGGRGMGPDARQVYEEGLYVPIMRFASAAGTNETLLDIVKANVREPVQVVGDIYSLAGCNDVGSRQLLNMMEEFGIETLDLLGAHILERSRAATLEAIRKLPKGTFRNSMRVDGYDKPLDLVATMTIGDDGIDVDFTGTSPPSSFGINVPFCYTEAYASFGVKCIIAPKIPNNEGSLALLRMHAPENCILNALHPLPVATRHVVGQMLPDLVIGCLDQALDDQVPAEGTSCLWNLFAFGGSSQIDADSTEMMKARVFNIMSFHSGGTGARPGKDGLSATAFPSGVRNVPVEVTEAMSPLLVRRKEYRTDSGGPGKYRGGLGQVMEVVTLDNADFAISANYDRVLYPARGRNGGGNGMAGALSLGSGGTLKSKGQQTIAKHESVIIEMPGGGGLGDPFARDPERVAEDVRLGMVSRAAASRDYGVILHDDDTVDRDATRATRRRT, encoded by the coding sequence ATGGATGGAAACCTGAACCATACCGAGGATCCGATGTTCGTGATCCATCAGCAGATCATGTGGGACCGCCTGATCTCGGTGGTCGAGGAGCAGGCCCAGACGCTGATACGGATCGGCTTCAGCACCTCGACGCGCGAAGCCGGCGACGTTTCCGCGGGCGTGTTCAACACCTCCGGCCACATGCTGGCGCAGGCGATCACGGGCACACCGGGCCACGTCAATTCGATGGCGCGCGCCGTGGTGCATTTCCTTGACAAATTCCCGGCCGCATCGATGAAGATCGGTGACATCTTCATCACCAATGATCCCTGGAAAGGCACCGGGCATCTGCACGACTTCACCGTGGTGACGCCTGTGTTCCGGCAGCAAAAGCTGGTCGCGCTGTTCGCCAGCACCTGCCATGTCATCGACATCGGCGGCCGCGGCATGGGCCCCGATGCCCGCCAGGTCTACGAGGAAGGCCTCTACGTTCCAATCATGCGCTTCGCCAGCGCGGCTGGAACCAACGAGACGCTGCTCGACATCGTCAAGGCCAATGTCCGCGAGCCGGTCCAGGTGGTCGGCGATATCTATTCGCTGGCGGGCTGCAACGACGTCGGCAGCCGGCAACTGCTCAACATGATGGAGGAGTTCGGCATCGAGACCCTGGATTTGCTCGGCGCCCACATCCTCGAGCGCTCACGCGCCGCGACACTGGAGGCAATCCGCAAACTTCCAAAGGGCACATTCCGCAACAGCATGCGCGTCGATGGCTATGACAAGCCGCTTGACCTCGTCGCTACCATGACGATCGGCGATGACGGCATCGATGTCGATTTCACCGGCACGTCGCCGCCTTCCTCTTTCGGCATCAACGTGCCGTTCTGCTACACCGAGGCCTATGCCAGCTTTGGCGTGAAATGCATCATCGCGCCGAAAATTCCCAACAATGAGGGATCGCTGGCGCTGCTGCGGATGCACGCGCCGGAGAATTGCATCCTCAACGCACTGCATCCGCTCCCGGTCGCGACGCGCCACGTTGTCGGCCAGATGCTGCCGGATCTGGTAATAGGCTGCCTGGACCAGGCGCTGGACGATCAGGTGCCCGCGGAAGGCACGTCGTGCCTTTGGAATCTGTTCGCCTTTGGCGGCTCCAGCCAGATCGACGCCGACTCCACGGAAATGATGAAGGCCCGCGTCTTCAACATCATGTCGTTCCATTCGGGCGGCACCGGCGCGCGGCCCGGCAAGGATGGGCTATCCGCCACCGCGTTTCCCAGCGGCGTGCGCAACGTTCCGGTCGAGGTGACGGAAGCGATGTCGCCGCTGCTGGTCCGCCGCAAGGAATACCGCACAGACTCGGGCGGACCCGGCAAGTATCGCGGCGGCCTCGGCCAGGTCATGGAAGTCGTCACCCTCGACAATGCGGACTTCGCCATCAGCGCCAACTACGACCGCGTGCTCTATCCGGCACGCGGCCGCAATGGCGGCGGCAACGGCATGGCGGGCGCGCTCTCGCTCGGCTCGGGCGGGACGCTGAAAAGCAAGGGACAGCAGACCATTGCGAAACACGAGTCCGTCATCATCGAGATGCCCGGCGGCGGCGGTCTCGGCGATCCCTTCGCCCGCGATCCCGAGCGCGTCGCCGAGGATGTTCGCCTCGGCATGGTCTCGCGTGCGGCCGCATCGCGCGACTACGGTGTCATCCTGCACGACGACGACACGGTCGACCGCGACGCGACGAGAGCGACCCGCCGCCGCACCTGA
- a CDS encoding TIGR03619 family F420-dependent LLM class oxidoreductase — MSLIVSAGLPTGMEGLTYPIPFSSPETLIRIAQHAEKLGYHSVWGNDHMTTQHYVREEFPVPPRFWEPLMTYAFIAANTTTLRFGTGILVLPMRRDIVVLAKQIATLDHFSGGRLEIGVGVGAYREEFDALRPEGGVHRGDMVEEGVQALQLLFKERNASFDGKYYKYKDVEFFPKPKQEKLPIYFGGNNENHIRRVAEGADGWIPAGMPADRLKTMVTRMKEMTVAAGRDPSEIAVAPQYIVHAGKNHEAAVARYKQSQMHKHLLSLSKSTLKGQANLAMEDINLIGNPDSIVEKAHKLRDAGVTHLLGLYFAANDVQELLDQMQFFAEEITPRIV; from the coding sequence ATGAGTCTGATCGTGAGCGCCGGCCTGCCGACCGGAATGGAAGGCCTGACCTACCCTATTCCGTTTTCCTCCCCGGAAACCCTGATCAGGATCGCGCAGCATGCCGAGAAGCTGGGCTACCACTCGGTCTGGGGCAACGACCACATGACCACCCAGCATTATGTGCGCGAGGAATTTCCGGTGCCGCCGCGGTTCTGGGAGCCGCTGATGACCTACGCCTTCATCGCCGCCAATACCACGACGTTGCGCTTCGGCACCGGCATCCTGGTGCTGCCGATGCGGCGCGACATTGTCGTGCTCGCCAAGCAGATTGCGACGCTCGATCATTTCAGCGGCGGCCGGCTTGAGATCGGTGTCGGCGTCGGCGCCTATCGCGAGGAATTCGATGCGCTGCGTCCCGAAGGCGGCGTACACCGTGGTGACATGGTGGAGGAAGGCGTGCAGGCGCTGCAACTGCTGTTCAAGGAGCGCAACGCGAGCTTCGATGGCAAATATTACAAGTACAAGGATGTCGAGTTCTTCCCCAAGCCGAAGCAGGAAAAATTGCCGATCTATTTCGGCGGCAACAACGAGAACCATATCCGTCGCGTCGCCGAGGGCGCCGATGGCTGGATTCCCGCCGGCATGCCGGCAGACAGACTGAAGACGATGGTGACGCGAATGAAGGAGATGACGGTAGCCGCCGGGCGCGATCCCTCCGAGATCGCCGTGGCGCCGCAATACATCGTCCATGCCGGTAAGAACCACGAGGCTGCCGTGGCCCGCTACAAACAGAGCCAGATGCACAAACATCTCCTGTCGCTGTCAAAATCGACGCTGAAAGGACAGGCCAATCTGGCCATGGAAGACATCAATCTGATCGGCAATCCCGACTCCATCGTCGAGAAGGCGCATAAGCTTAGGGATGCCGGCGTTACGCATCTGCTGGGCCTGTATTTCGCGGCCAACGATGTCCAGGAGCTGCTCGACCAGATGCAGTTCTTTGCCGAAGAGATCACGCCGCGGATAGTATAA
- a CDS encoding LLM class flavin-dependent oxidoreductase: MPSEFGLSFDGSETPDTMRAAARTADEGGASTVWLASHLFQREPIATAALALAHTKNISIALMAMSPYSVHPLYATMAAATLDEYFPGRVKLCFGVGAPRDLEAAGLVADHPLGTMREAIGVARALLSGETIDFKGERFRVSGRRLANGAREIPIFLAASGPQMLELAGAAADGVLISAATSPAFIRWTLELVRKGEQTSGRRIRKAALVYVSADDDEIVARNRLRRLLGFILRGQHHARNLEMAGTALDQASLVAAYAREDWEAVNRLVNDDVVMRHSASGTPSQVRAAFASYESVGIDEIVASGIGDSTQLKKVLETLKG; this comes from the coding sequence ATGCCCAGCGAATTTGGACTCTCCTTCGACGGCAGCGAAACGCCGGACACCATGCGCGCCGCGGCCAGGACCGCCGACGAAGGCGGCGCGTCCACCGTCTGGCTGGCGTCGCATCTGTTCCAGCGCGAACCGATCGCGACCGCAGCCTTGGCTTTGGCCCATACAAAAAACATCAGCATTGCGCTGATGGCGATGAGCCCCTACTCGGTTCACCCGCTCTACGCCACGATGGCGGCGGCGACGCTGGACGAATATTTTCCGGGCCGGGTCAAGCTCTGCTTTGGCGTGGGGGCGCCGCGCGATCTGGAAGCGGCGGGTCTTGTCGCAGACCATCCGCTCGGCACCATGCGCGAGGCCATCGGCGTCGCCCGCGCTTTGCTGAGCGGTGAAACCATCGACTTCAAGGGTGAGCGTTTTCGCGTCTCCGGAAGGCGTCTTGCCAATGGCGCCCGTGAGATTCCGATCTTTCTGGCCGCATCAGGCCCGCAGATGCTGGAATTGGCCGGCGCCGCCGCCGATGGCGTGCTGATCAGCGCCGCGACCTCTCCGGCGTTCATCCGCTGGACGCTCGAGCTGGTGCGCAAGGGCGAGCAAACATCCGGCCGCCGCATCCGCAAGGCCGCCTTGGTCTATGTTTCGGCCGATGATGACGAAATCGTCGCGCGTAACCGCCTTCGGCGTCTGCTGGGCTTCATCCTGCGCGGTCAGCATCACGCGCGCAATCTTGAAATGGCGGGCACGGCGCTCGATCAGGCCTCCCTTGTGGCGGCTTACGCCCGCGAGGACTGGGAGGCGGTGAACAGGCTTGTGAACGACGACGTCGTGATGCGTCACAGCGCCAGCGGCACGCCGAGCCAGGTCAGGGCCGCCTTTGCATCCTATGAGTCCGTCGGCATCGATGAAATCGTGGCCTCGGGCATCGGCGACTCAACGCAGCTGAAGAAGGTGCTCGAAACGCTGAAGGGCTAG
- a CDS encoding IclR family transcriptional regulator: protein MGAESQSVARAVDILELLAENGSLGVRDIARRMTLSPTIVHRLLSTLASTGFAEQAPDTQKYRIGYRAFRIGCSFLSQNDLDRASTPELVALAEQHQVNSFLGVLRDHAVVYLKVVKSNGPIAINNAPGSLALPHSTAFGKVLLAALSDKQVAEVMGREPYKKLTRKTKVSLRALLSELREIRVTGIAISDEENLPNVYSVGAAVRDASGAVVASLSGAVPRQGLHKRDIDNLCVLVKNAADSVSRKMGAPPASLATRGARA from the coding sequence ATGGGTGCGGAAAGCCAGTCGGTCGCGCGCGCGGTCGATATCCTCGAATTACTGGCCGAAAACGGCTCCCTGGGTGTCCGCGATATCGCCCGTCGCATGACGCTGTCGCCGACGATCGTGCACCGGCTGCTCAGCACGCTGGCCTCCACCGGCTTCGCCGAACAGGCGCCGGACACGCAAAAATACCGCATCGGCTACCGCGCATTCCGGATCGGCTGCTCGTTCCTGTCGCAAAACGATCTCGATCGTGCCAGCACGCCCGAACTGGTGGCGCTGGCGGAGCAGCACCAGGTCAACAGTTTTCTCGGCGTATTGCGCGACCATGCGGTGGTCTATCTCAAGGTCGTCAAGAGCAACGGTCCGATTGCCATCAACAATGCACCGGGTTCGCTGGCGCTGCCGCACTCGACGGCGTTCGGCAAGGTGCTGCTGGCGGCACTCTCCGACAAGCAGGTGGCCGAGGTGATGGGCCGGGAGCCCTACAAAAAGCTGACCAGGAAGACAAAGGTCTCGCTGCGGGCGCTGCTGAGCGAGTTGCGCGAAATCCGGGTGACCGGAATTGCGATCTCGGATGAGGAAAATCTGCCGAATGTCTATTCGGTCGGCGCCGCGGTGCGCGATGCTTCGGGGGCGGTGGTAGCCTCGCTGAGCGGCGCCGTTCCGCGCCAGGGATTGCACAAGCGCGATATCGACAATCTTTGCGTGCTGGTAAAGAACGCAGCCGACAGCGTATCGCGCAAGATGGGCGCGCCGCCGGCCTCGCTCGCGACGCGCGGCGCTAGAGCGTGA
- a CDS encoding threonine aldolase family protein, with protein MMDFASDNAVGASPLVMEALIAANHGAVTAYGSDPCSARAKELLADVFEHEVACFFVSTGTAANALALSALCPPWGAVFCHHHAHIANDESGAPEMFTGGAKLVGVDGPTAKISPDAFRKTLMDFPAGVVRQVQPGALSLSQATECGTLYSCDEIAALSEIAHAGGIAVHMDGARFANALVSLGCTPAEMSWKAGVDVLSFGATKNGTFACEAVIFFDSEKARTFAYRCKRAGHTLSKGRLLGAQMTGYLKDDHWLDLARIANAQTSDLARGLKDIPGVRLAWDAPTNQVFAILPRAADEALRRAGVRYYDWGSRGLDAGQSPASDEVFVRLVTSFATESGAVRSFVGLVREAVSRDHATPVAAGIVR; from the coding sequence ATGATGGATTTTGCGAGCGATAATGCCGTTGGCGCCAGCCCGCTGGTGATGGAGGCCTTGATCGCCGCAAACCACGGCGCGGTGACCGCCTACGGAAGCGATCCCTGCAGCGCGCGCGCGAAAGAACTGCTTGCAGACGTGTTCGAGCACGAGGTCGCCTGCTTCTTCGTCAGCACCGGCACAGCCGCAAATGCGCTGGCGCTCAGCGCGCTCTGCCCGCCCTGGGGCGCGGTCTTTTGTCACCACCACGCCCACATCGCCAATGACGAATCCGGCGCGCCCGAAATGTTCACCGGCGGCGCCAAGCTTGTCGGCGTCGATGGACCGACCGCAAAGATCAGCCCGGATGCGTTTCGGAAAACCCTGATGGATTTTCCGGCCGGGGTCGTCCGACAGGTTCAGCCCGGCGCCCTCTCGCTCTCGCAGGCCACCGAATGCGGGACGCTCTACTCCTGCGATGAAATCGCGGCGCTGTCCGAGATCGCCCATGCCGGTGGCATCGCGGTTCATATGGACGGCGCGCGCTTTGCGAATGCGCTCGTCTCACTGGGATGCACGCCTGCGGAAATGAGTTGGAAAGCCGGCGTCGATGTGCTGTCGTTCGGCGCAACAAAGAACGGAACATTTGCCTGTGAGGCCGTGATCTTTTTCGATTCGGAAAAGGCCAGGACTTTTGCCTATCGGTGCAAGCGCGCCGGTCACACGCTGTCGAAGGGCCGGCTGCTCGGCGCGCAGATGACGGGCTATCTCAAAGACGATCATTGGCTCGATCTGGCGCGGATCGCTAACGCTCAGACCTCCGATCTCGCCCGGGGGCTGAAAGACATTCCAGGTGTGCGGCTGGCGTGGGACGCGCCAACGAATCAGGTGTTCGCGATTTTGCCGCGTGCCGCCGACGAAGCGCTAAGGCGCGCCGGCGTGCGTTACTACGACTGGGGTTCGCGCGGCCTCGACGCCGGGCAGTCTCCCGCGTCGGACGAGGTTTTCGTGCGCCTCGTGACGTCGTTCGCCACCGAGTCCGGGGCAGTCCGGTCCTTTGTCGGCTTGGTTCGCGAGGCCGTGTCTCGGGATCATGCGACGCCTGTGGCGGCGGGTATCGTGCGTTGA
- a CDS encoding ABC transporter substrate-binding protein has protein sequence MLMRTLAAVIGLSLALPMTANAQNIVIGASVPDTGPAAAPAMWQRWGYQLALDEANAAGGVLGKKIELLAYDNHCNPSEAVNVANKLIEAKVVAIVGAHCSSATLATMPLIAAAKIPLIDGIASSPKITELSGVGGNQWTFRINPSDDDMMNALGLYLGQDSKFKRVAILGEDTDFGRGGAAAFAAVAKKNGLEVISTDFHPQNYPDFTSLLTRIQQSKPDAIAIFQLAGDQINFLRNAMQLGIKIPYIGRFDPGGNNLQIIQAGGMDGSITAWTYSYLVDTPANKAFAAEVEKQHKTTPVLQTWAGYDVMRLLLKAIKEAGSTDPTAIRDALKKIEFTNVMGSKVTFDDHNQGGKVVLIEGIADKQVKILKEVTLK, from the coding sequence ATGTTGATGAGAACACTGGCTGCGGTGATCGGGCTTTCGCTCGCATTGCCGATGACCGCGAATGCGCAGAACATCGTGATCGGCGCGAGCGTGCCCGATACCGGCCCCGCTGCAGCACCCGCGATGTGGCAGCGCTGGGGTTACCAGTTGGCGCTCGACGAAGCCAACGCCGCTGGTGGCGTGCTTGGCAAGAAGATCGAGCTTCTCGCCTACGACAATCATTGCAATCCGTCGGAAGCCGTCAACGTCGCCAACAAGCTGATCGAAGCCAAGGTCGTCGCCATCGTCGGCGCGCATTGCAGCTCGGCGACGCTGGCGACGATGCCGTTGATCGCCGCTGCGAAAATTCCATTGATCGATGGCATCGCCTCTAGTCCGAAGATCACCGAACTGTCCGGCGTTGGTGGCAATCAGTGGACCTTCAGGATCAATCCCTCCGACGACGACATGATGAACGCGCTTGGCCTTTATCTCGGCCAGGATTCAAAGTTCAAACGCGTTGCCATTCTTGGCGAAGACACCGATTTCGGTCGCGGCGGTGCCGCGGCTTTCGCAGCCGTGGCCAAGAAGAATGGCCTGGAAGTGATCTCCACCGACTTCCACCCGCAGAACTATCCCGATTTCACCTCGCTGCTAACCCGCATCCAGCAGAGCAAGCCTGACGCCATCGCGATCTTCCAGCTCGCCGGCGACCAGATCAATTTCCTGCGCAATGCCATGCAACTCGGCATCAAGATCCCCTACATCGGCCGCTTCGACCCCGGCGGCAACAACCTGCAGATCATCCAGGCCGGCGGGATGGATGGCTCGATCACCGCCTGGACCTACAGCTATCTGGTCGATACCCCCGCGAACAAGGCCTTCGCCGCGGAAGTTGAAAAGCAGCATAAGACGACGCCGGTGCTGCAGACCTGGGCGGGCTATGACGTGATGCGTCTTCTGCTGAAGGCGATCAAGGAGGCCGGATCCACCGACCCGACCGCAATCCGCGATGCGCTGAAGAAGATCGAATTCACCAATGTGATGGGCTCAAAGGTGACCTTCGACGATCACAACCAGGGCGGCAAGGTCGTGCTGATCGAAGGCATCGCCGACAAGCAGGTAAAGATTTTGAAAGAAGTCACGCTGAAGTAA
- a CDS encoding adenosylmethionine--8-amino-7-oxononanoate transaminase, producing the protein MKSNSPIWHPFTQHAVQPDATLIASGEGAWLTTADGRRIFDAISSWWVVTHGHRHHHIMQAIKDQADRLDQVIFAGFTHEPAEKLARRLVAMTPPQLEYVFFSDSGSTAVEVALKMALGFWRHRGEKRTGILALEGAYHGDTIGGMSVGERGVFNAPYDPLLFDVERLPFPSAGREETTLRALGAACRRGGVAALIVEPLILGAGGMLIYAPEVLTEVKRVCETHGVLFIADEVMTGWGRTGTLFACEQARVTPDIACYSKGLTGGSLPLAVTLCRADIFDAHYSTDRSRTFFHSSSYTANPIACAAALANLEIWDKEPVLERVAAIARLHSLGLDRFRDDRRFTNVRQIGSIAALDLASGETGYLAGVGPRLYQGFLSRNLLVRPLGNTIYIMPPYCSEANELGMVYQAIADVIGEMP; encoded by the coding sequence ATGAAATCGAACTCCCCGATCTGGCATCCGTTCACGCAGCACGCGGTGCAACCGGATGCCACGCTGATCGCAAGCGGCGAGGGCGCGTGGCTTACGACCGCCGATGGCCGGCGTATCTTCGATGCAATCTCGTCCTGGTGGGTCGTGACCCACGGCCACCGTCACCACCATATCATGCAGGCGATCAAGGATCAGGCCGACCGTCTCGATCAGGTGATTTTCGCCGGCTTCACGCACGAGCCCGCGGAGAAACTTGCGCGGCGTCTCGTGGCGATGACGCCGCCGCAACTCGAATACGTGTTCTTTTCGGATAGCGGATCGACCGCGGTTGAAGTCGCCTTGAAAATGGCGCTCGGGTTCTGGCGTCATCGGGGCGAGAAGCGCACCGGCATTCTGGCTCTTGAGGGCGCCTATCATGGCGACACCATCGGCGGAATGTCGGTCGGCGAACGCGGCGTCTTCAACGCACCCTATGATCCCCTGCTGTTCGATGTCGAGCGGCTGCCGTTTCCGTCCGCCGGCCGCGAGGAAACGACGCTGCGGGCGCTGGGTGCCGCTTGCAGGCGGGGAGGCGTTGCAGCGCTGATCGTCGAGCCGCTCATCCTCGGCGCCGGTGGCATGCTGATCTATGCGCCGGAAGTGCTGACGGAGGTGAAGCGCGTCTGCGAAACACACGGCGTCCTGTTCATTGCCGACGAGGTCATGACGGGATGGGGGCGGACCGGTACGCTATTCGCATGCGAGCAGGCCAGAGTAACACCCGACATCGCGTGCTATTCCAAGGGACTCACCGGCGGTTCACTTCCACTGGCGGTCACACTCTGCCGGGCCGACATTTTCGACGCGCACTATTCAACCGACCGCAGCCGGACCTTCTTTCATTCCAGCTCCTATACGGCAAATCCGATCGCTTGCGCGGCGGCGCTTGCAAACCTGGAGATCTGGGACAAGGAACCGGTCCTGGAGCGCGTCGCCGCCATCGCCCGTCTGCATTCCCTGGGACTCGATCGCTTCCGCGACGACCGGCGGTTCACCAATGTCCGCCAGATCGGCTCGATCGCCGCATTGGATCTCGCATCGGGGGAGACCGGCTATTTGGCTGGCGTCGGCCCTCGTCTCTATCAGGGCTTCCTGTCGCGCAATTTGCTTGTCCGGCCGCTCGGCAACACGATCTACATCATGCCGCCTTATTGCAGCGAGGCAAACGAGCTTGGCATGGTTTATCAAGCGATAGCCGACGTCATAGGCGAGATGCCGTGA
- the bioD gene encoding dethiobiotin synthase — MRVRIIVTGTDTGIGKTVFAAGLAGALDGVYWKPIQAGVEEETDREAVLRLSGLSPERVLPEAYRLRTPASPHLAAERDGIVIDPDALLLPETDRPLVVEGAGGLLVPLTRELTYIDVMARWKAPVVLCARTTLGTINHSLLSVEALRTRNITIAGIVFIGDENQESERIVADLGQVRHLGRLPHLEPLTGASLRAAFARHFRIEDFLQETA, encoded by the coding sequence ATGAGGGTGCGCATCATCGTGACCGGAACCGACACCGGCATCGGCAAGACGGTTTTCGCCGCTGGCCTGGCGGGTGCGCTGGATGGGGTCTATTGGAAACCCATTCAGGCGGGAGTCGAGGAAGAGACCGATCGCGAAGCGGTTTTGCGCTTGTCCGGCCTTTCGCCGGAGCGGGTATTGCCGGAAGCCTACCGATTACGAACTCCGGCCTCGCCGCATCTCGCCGCCGAACGCGATGGAATTGTCATCGATCCCGATGCTCTCCTACTGCCGGAGACGGACCGGCCGCTGGTGGTGGAGGGCGCCGGCGGATTGCTGGTCCCCCTGACACGCGAGCTCACTTATATCGACGTCATGGCCCGGTGGAAGGCGCCGGTCGTGCTCTGCGCCCGCACGACGTTAGGAACCATCAATCACAGCCTCTTGTCGGTTGAAGCACTGCGAACTCGAAATATTACAATTGCCGGCATCGTTTTCATCGGCGACGAAAATCAGGAGTCGGAACGGATCGTTGCCGATCTGGGACAGGTACGCCACCTTGGCCGTCTGCCGCATCTTGAGCCACTGACCGGTGCCTCGCTGCGGGCGGCTTTCGCCCGTCATTTCCGAATTGAAGACTTCCTGCAGGAGACTGCATGA
- a CDS encoding 8-amino-7-oxononanoate synthase: protein MYGVFEANLRELADRGRLRSLRERSGIDFTSNDYLGLAESAELRHAAADAVARGVPVGAGGSRLLRGNHPEHEALETEAAAHFGAETALYFGGGYVANLAIFSTLPQTGDLIVHDELVHASVHEGLRRTRAEFVGVPHNNVDAFDAAIVRWRKAGGTGRPWLSVESLYSMDGDSPNLVELLAVADRHEAMVVIDEAHATGVLGLQGRGLAAAFEGRDNVITLHTCGKALGTAGGFILAPGIVRDFLVNRARPFIFATAPSPLTAAITRSALELSRSNPGRRERLARLVQFAGTELRRRCNIEPSGSHIIPVIVGSDQAAVNLASALQRRGYDIRAIRPPTVAEGTARLRIALTLNVDEATVTKLFEALSQDLRKAA, encoded by the coding sequence ATGTATGGCGTTTTCGAGGCGAACTTGCGCGAACTCGCGGATCGAGGGCGGCTGCGCTCGCTGCGCGAACGTTCCGGAATAGACTTTACGTCGAACGACTATCTCGGGCTGGCCGAGTCAGCGGAATTGCGGCACGCGGCTGCCGATGCGGTGGCGCGGGGCGTGCCTGTGGGCGCCGGCGGGTCACGCCTGTTGCGAGGCAACCATCCCGAACACGAGGCGCTGGAAACCGAAGCGGCAGCCCATTTCGGTGCCGAAACCGCATTATATTTCGGTGGCGGCTACGTCGCCAATCTCGCCATCTTCTCGACGCTCCCGCAAACCGGGGATCTCATCGTCCACGATGAATTAGTCCATGCCAGCGTCCACGAAGGACTCCGTCGGACCCGTGCCGAATTCGTCGGGGTGCCGCACAACAATGTCGATGCATTCGACGCCGCGATCGTTCGTTGGCGCAAGGCCGGAGGAACGGGGCGGCCCTGGCTGTCGGTCGAAAGCCTGTACAGCATGGATGGCGACAGTCCGAACCTCGTTGAACTCCTCGCGGTTGCGGATCGCCACGAGGCTATGGTCGTCATCGACGAGGCGCATGCGACAGGCGTACTCGGTCTGCAGGGGCGGGGGCTCGCGGCGGCCTTTGAGGGCCGCGACAACGTCATCACCTTGCACACCTGCGGCAAGGCGCTCGGCACGGCCGGAGGTTTCATCCTTGCGCCGGGAATAGTTCGTGATTTTCTGGTCAACCGCGCGCGCCCGTTTATTTTTGCGACCGCGCCTTCGCCGCTGACCGCTGCGATCACGCGCTCCGCCCTGGAACTGTCAAGATCGAACCCCGGGAGGAGGGAGCGGCTCGCGCGTCTCGTTCAATTCGCAGGGACTGAGCTTCGCCGCCGATGCAACATCGAACCGTCCGGCTCGCACATCATTCCGGTGATCGTGGGCTCGGATCAGGCGGCCGTAAACCTGGCATCGGCGTTGCAGCGCAGGGGTTATGATATCCGCGCGATACGGCCGCCGACGGTCGCTGAGGGCACGGCACGTCTGCGCATCGCCCTGACGCTGAATGTCGATGAAGCGACTGTGACAAAGTTGTTCGAGGCCCTCTCCCAAGACTTGCGAAAAGCTGCATGA